One window from the genome of Carassius carassius chromosome 15, fCarCar2.1, whole genome shotgun sequence encodes:
- the LOC132158893 gene encoding G-protein-signaling modulator 1-like: protein MWALLDIPLRGPHLNSSKFEKALIFSSTDGSAEATMNCSEVNVETSVDKQLEPLLILEEGDETLDVINNIERERTVLRVRTTDENTKDGIREATEGSSHDHNSVQVGKGESEAMQAEIDEERNVTLESQQEETVKDHAGHENIAKMDKGSSDETAAGPEKMLQAETQDKPSTQGEVKLRPKDRLSPDDAKLMLHRTSPDFPDALCELLFALQEGRRLNDQRCSFRLEGRRRCYSEPSTPRHSQRVVFSSMTSLQKEEFFDLLATSQGRRLDDQRAELQNAPSAPPPALPKAKQRKSSWKIPEVTRAVPVQTPKEDFYNMIVNSQAQGRLEEQRSAAPGPMDDEDFFSLLLKVQGGRMDEQRTELKPGH, encoded by the exons ATGTGGGCTTTACTTGACATTCCGCTGAGAGGACCTCATTTGAACTCGTCGAAGTTTGAGAAG GCTCTCATATTTTCTTCAACGGACGGCTCGGCAGAAGCTACGATGAACTGCTCAGAGGTCAACGTTGAAACCTCGGTGGACAAGCAGTTGGAACCTCTTCTCATCCTCGAAGAGGGGGATGAAACTTTGGATGTGATAAacaacatagagagagagaggaccgTACTGAGAGTTAGAACGACTGATGAAAACACAAAAGATGGCATTAGAGAAGCCACAGAGGGAAGTTCACATGATCACAACAGTGTCCAAGTAGGAAAAGGTGAAAGTGAAGCAATGCAGGCCGAAATAGATGAGGAGAGGAAtgtgactctggaaagtcaacaagAAGAGACGGTGAAAGATCACGCGGGCCATGAAAATATTGCGAAAATGGACAAGGGATCATCAGACGAGACAGCTGCGGGACCAGAGAAGATGCTACAAGCAGAGACTCAAGACAAACCAAGCACTCAAGGAGAAGTAAAACTGCGGCCCAAAGACAGGCTCAGCCCTGACGATGCAAAACTAATG CTTCACAGGACATCTCCAGATTTCCCAGACGCTTTGTGTGAGCTGTTGTTCGCGTTACAAGAGGGCCGGCGGCTCAATGACCAGCGCTGCTCGTTCCGTCTGGAGGGCCGCAGGAGATGTTACTCAGAGCCCAGCACACCTCGCCACAGCCAGAGAG TGGTGTTCTCCTCCATGACGTCCCTGCAGAAGGAGGAGTTCTTCGATCTGTTGGCCACCTCTCAGGGTCGGCGACTGGATGACCAGCGAGCAGAGCTGCAGAACGCTCCCTCTGCCCCCCCACCTGCGCTGCCCAAAGCCAAACAGAGGAAGAGCAGCTGGAAGATCCCAGAGGTCACCCGGGCCGTCCCCGTGCAAACACCCAAAGAGGACTTCTACAACATGATCGTCAACTCACAA GCCCAGGGGCGGCTGGAGGAGCAGCGCAGTGCAGCTCCAGGACCGATGGACGATGAAGATTTCTTTTCTTTGTTGCTGAAGGTCCAGGGCGGAAGAATGGATGAACAGAGAACGGAGCTCAAGCCTGGTCATTAA